From Cricetulus griseus strain 17A/GY chromosome 1 unlocalized genomic scaffold, alternate assembly CriGri-PICRH-1.0 chr1_0, whole genome shotgun sequence, a single genomic window includes:
- the Npy5r gene encoding neuropeptide Y receptor type 5 isoform X2, with protein sequence MDFELEEHVNKTRSTENNTAAARNAAFPVWDDYRGSVDDLQYFLIGLYTFVSLLGFMGNLLILMAVMKKRNQKTTVNFLIGNLAFSDILVVLFCSPSTLTSVLLDQWMFGKAMCHVMPFLQCVSVLVSTLILISIAIVRYHMIKHPISNNLTANHGYFLIATVWTLGFAICSPLPVFHSLVELKETFGSALLSSKYLCVESWPSDSYRIAFTISLLLVQYILPLVCLTVSHTSVCRSISCGLSHKENRLEENEMINLTLHPSKKSGNQANPQSRQKWTYSFIRKHRRRYSKKTACVLPAPAGPSKEIHPTVPEKLGSVRSQFSSSSKVIPGVPTCFEVKPEGNSDAHEMRVKRSITRIKKRSRSVFYRLTILILVFAVSWMPLHLFHVVTDFNDNLISNRHFKLVYCICHLLGMMSCCLNPILYGFLNNGIKADLRALIHCLHMS encoded by the exons ATGGATTTTGAACTTGAAGAGCATGTTAACAAGACG AGAAGTACAGAGAACAACACCGCTGCTGCTCGGAACGCTGCCTTTCCTGTCTGGGACGACTACAGGGGCAGTGTGGATGATTTACAATACTTTCTGATTGGGCTCTATACATTTGTCAGTCTTCTTGGCTTTATGGGAAATCTACTTATTTTAATGGCTGTTATGAAGAAGCGCAATCAGAAGACTACAGTGAACTTTCTCATAGGCAACCTGGCCTTCTCCGATATCTTGGTAGTGCTGTTTTGCTCACCTTCCACACTGACCTCGGTCTTGTTGGATCAGTGGATGTTCGGCAAAGCCATGTGTCATGTTATGCCTTTCCTTCAGTGTGTATCAGTTCTGGTTTCAACTCTGATTTTAATATCAATTGCCATTGTCAGGTATCATATGATAAAGCACCCCATATCTAACAATCTAACAGCAAACCATGGCTACTTCCTGATAGCTACGGTCTGGACCCTGGGCTTTGCCATCTGCTCTCCCCTCCCAGTGTTCCACAGTCTTGTGGAACTTAAGGAAACCTTTGGCTCGGCCTTGCTGAGCAGCAAGTATTTGTGTGTTGAGTCATGGCCTTCTGATTCATACAGAATTGCTTTCACAATCTCTTTATTGCTAGTTCAGTATATTCTGCCTTTAGTTTGTTTAACGGTAAGTCACACGAGTGTCTGCAGGAGTATAAGCTGTGGGTTGTCCCACAAAGAAAACAGACTGGAAGAAAATGAGATGATCAACTTAACTCTTCATCCATCCAAAAAGAGCGGGAACCAGGCGAACccccaaagcaggcaaaagtGGACTTACTCATTcatcagaaagcacagaagaAGATACAGCAAGAAGACGGCATGTGTTTTACCCGCTCCAGCAGGACCTTCCAAGGAGATCCATCCAACAGTTCCAGAAAAGCTGGGCTCAGTCAGAAGTCAGTTCTCCTCATCCAGTAAGGTCATCCCAGGGGTCCCAACCTGCTTCGAGGTGAAGCCTGAAGGAAACTCAGATGCTCATGAGATGAGGGTCAAGCGCTCTATCACTAGAATTAAAAAGCGTTCTCGAAGTGTCTTCTACAGACTGACCATACTCATACTAGTGTTCGCTGTCAGTTGGATGCCACTCCACCTTTTCCACGTGGTGACTGATTTCAATGACAACCTTATCTCCAACAGACATTTCAAGCTGGTCTACTGCATTTGTCACCTGCTAGGTATGATGTCCTGTTGTCTTAATCCAATCCTATATGGGTTTCTTAATAATGGGATCAAAGCAGACTTGAGAGCCCTTATACACTGCCTACACATGTCATGA
- the Npy5r gene encoding neuropeptide Y receptor type 5 isoform X1 translates to MDFELEEHVNKTIVAENNTAATRNAAYPVWDDYRSTENNTAAARNAAFPVWDDYRGSVDDLQYFLIGLYTFVSLLGFMGNLLILMAVMKKRNQKTTVNFLIGNLAFSDILVVLFCSPSTLTSVLLDQWMFGKAMCHVMPFLQCVSVLVSTLILISIAIVRYHMIKHPISNNLTANHGYFLIATVWTLGFAICSPLPVFHSLVELKETFGSALLSSKYLCVESWPSDSYRIAFTISLLLVQYILPLVCLTVSHTSVCRSISCGLSHKENRLEENEMINLTLHPSKKSGNQANPQSRQKWTYSFIRKHRRRYSKKTACVLPAPAGPSKEIHPTVPEKLGSVRSQFSSSSKVIPGVPTCFEVKPEGNSDAHEMRVKRSITRIKKRSRSVFYRLTILILVFAVSWMPLHLFHVVTDFNDNLISNRHFKLVYCICHLLGMMSCCLNPILYGFLNNGIKADLRALIHCLHMS, encoded by the coding sequence ATGGATTTTGAACTTGAAGAGCATGTTAACAAGACGATTGTTGCAGAGAACAATACTGCTGCCACTAGGAACGCTGCCTACCCTGTCTGGGATGACTACAGAAGTACAGAGAACAACACCGCTGCTGCTCGGAACGCTGCCTTTCCTGTCTGGGACGACTACAGGGGCAGTGTGGATGATTTACAATACTTTCTGATTGGGCTCTATACATTTGTCAGTCTTCTTGGCTTTATGGGAAATCTACTTATTTTAATGGCTGTTATGAAGAAGCGCAATCAGAAGACTACAGTGAACTTTCTCATAGGCAACCTGGCCTTCTCCGATATCTTGGTAGTGCTGTTTTGCTCACCTTCCACACTGACCTCGGTCTTGTTGGATCAGTGGATGTTCGGCAAAGCCATGTGTCATGTTATGCCTTTCCTTCAGTGTGTATCAGTTCTGGTTTCAACTCTGATTTTAATATCAATTGCCATTGTCAGGTATCATATGATAAAGCACCCCATATCTAACAATCTAACAGCAAACCATGGCTACTTCCTGATAGCTACGGTCTGGACCCTGGGCTTTGCCATCTGCTCTCCCCTCCCAGTGTTCCACAGTCTTGTGGAACTTAAGGAAACCTTTGGCTCGGCCTTGCTGAGCAGCAAGTATTTGTGTGTTGAGTCATGGCCTTCTGATTCATACAGAATTGCTTTCACAATCTCTTTATTGCTAGTTCAGTATATTCTGCCTTTAGTTTGTTTAACGGTAAGTCACACGAGTGTCTGCAGGAGTATAAGCTGTGGGTTGTCCCACAAAGAAAACAGACTGGAAGAAAATGAGATGATCAACTTAACTCTTCATCCATCCAAAAAGAGCGGGAACCAGGCGAACccccaaagcaggcaaaagtGGACTTACTCATTcatcagaaagcacagaagaAGATACAGCAAGAAGACGGCATGTGTTTTACCCGCTCCAGCAGGACCTTCCAAGGAGATCCATCCAACAGTTCCAGAAAAGCTGGGCTCAGTCAGAAGTCAGTTCTCCTCATCCAGTAAGGTCATCCCAGGGGTCCCAACCTGCTTCGAGGTGAAGCCTGAAGGAAACTCAGATGCTCATGAGATGAGGGTCAAGCGCTCTATCACTAGAATTAAAAAGCGTTCTCGAAGTGTCTTCTACAGACTGACCATACTCATACTAGTGTTCGCTGTCAGTTGGATGCCACTCCACCTTTTCCACGTGGTGACTGATTTCAATGACAACCTTATCTCCAACAGACATTTCAAGCTGGTCTACTGCATTTGTCACCTGCTAGGTATGATGTCCTGTTGTCTTAATCCAATCCTATATGGGTTTCTTAATAATGGGATCAAAGCAGACTTGAGAGCCCTTATACACTGCCTACACATGTCATGA
- the Npy1r gene encoding neuropeptide Y receptor type 1, which translates to MNSTLFSQVENHSFHYNSSETSPLLAFENDDCHLPLAVIFTLALAYGAVIILGVSGNLALIIIILKQKEMRNVTNILIVNLSFSDLLVAIMCLPFTFVYTLMDHWVFGETMCKLNPFVQCVSITVSIFSLVLIAVERHQLIINPRGWRPSNRHAYIGIAVIWFLAVASSLPFLIYQVLTDEPFQNVTLAAFKDKYVCFDKFPSDSHRLSYTTLLLVLQYFGPLCFIFICYFKIYIRLKRRNSMMDKMRDSKHRCSETKRINVMLLSIVVAFAVCWLPLTIFNTVFDWNHQIIATCNHNLLFLLCHLTAMISTCVNPIFYGFLNKNFQRDLQFFFNFCDFRSRDDDYETIAMSTMHTDVSKTSLKQASPIAFKKINMDDNEKI; encoded by the exons ATGAATTCAACACTGTTCTCCCAAGTTGAAAATCACTCATTTCACTATAACAGCTCAGAGACTTCTCCACTGctggcttttgaaaatgatgATTGCCACCTGCCCTTGGCCGTGATATTCACTTTGGCACTGGCTTATGGAGCTGTGATTATTCTGGGGGTCTCTGGAAACCTGGCACTGATCATAATCATCCTGAAACAGAAAGAGATGAGAAATGTCACCAACATCCTGATTGTGAACCTTTCCTTCTCAGACTTGCTGGTCGCTATCATGTGTCTCCCCTTCACGTTTGTATACACACTGATGGACCACTGGGTCTTCGGCGAGACCATGTGCAAACTGAATCCTTTTGTACAATGCGTCTCCATCACAGTGTCCATTTTCTCTCTGGTTCTCATTGCTGTAGAGCGGCACCAGCTAATCATCAACCCACGAGGGTGGAGACCAAGTAACAGACATGCTTACATAGGCATTGCTGTCATTTGGTTCCTCGCTGTGGCTTCTTCTCTGCCCTTTCTGATCTATCAAGTTCTGACTGATGAGCCCTTCCAAAATGTAACACTTGCTGCCTTCAAGGACAAGTATGTGTGCTTTGACAAATTCCCATCAGACTCTCACAGGCTGTCTTACACGACCCTCCTTCTGGTGCTGCAGTATTTTGGCCCACTCTGCTTCATATTTATATGCTACTTCAAG ATATATATTCGCTTGAAAAGGAGAAACAGCATGATGGACAAGATGAGAGACAGCAAGCACAGGTGCAGCGAGACCAAACGAATCAACGTCATGCTGCTCTCCATCGTGGTGGCCTTTGCAGTCTGCTGGCTGCCCCTCACCATCTTCAACACTGTGTTTGACTGGAACCACCAGATCATTGCTACCTGCAACCACAATCTGCTGTTCCTGCTCTGCCACCTCACAGCAATGATCTCCACCTGTGTCAACCCTATCTTTTATGGATTCCTGAACAAAAATTTCCAGAGGGATTTGCAGTTCTTCTTCAACTTCTGTGATTTCCGCTCTCGAGATGACGACTATGAGACCATAGCCATGTCTACCATGCATACCGATGTGTCAAAGACTTCTTTGAAGCAGGCAAGCCccattgcatttaaaaaaatcaacatggATGACAATGAAAAAATCTGA